One window of Penaeus chinensis breed Huanghai No. 1 chromosome 1, ASM1920278v2, whole genome shotgun sequence genomic DNA carries:
- the LOC125030728 gene encoding uncharacterized protein LOC125030728, whose translation MLPNLLRKWKYITNMRFSPLIHKQVLLHHFITSLVDACFKSGKEIFLECSRHHESMANIGFLETFCKLQKPIILLSREECVEPRTRNPFYETARVSPFPGDFYSRIFFGKDHVKPDYWNDICHLQLPYSQPLSKSLIESFVPAVVLPVAMLRKIRLLIDIILYDIHFQPGALGWLAGHAPDIKRTLNHRSWVFLWAVPKTVDSILRGISQIFKQPDAAITSGVTNFNAVLVGTVFTSVYPSICYQPMSGPVYGYMIAGAAFSVCLLSALAAILAPTKLPPFTLPFNIATCIVFICLRGRGLVGAPPDEAAGTPDGDGIEWDQVFVGWVRSVGQVYALESLVCSGLTLAGLLLYSPVLVFFAMAGALVSTVTALAVTSAPYADYLRWRLGIQRVPVSRKPCHLHGSFSENLPPCHRQRLLHYLPSRGSRSFIRAEPTASVYLPVLHKFPAVLGHGWDRGHGQ comes from the exons ATGTTGCCAAATCTGCTTCGCAAGtggaaatatataacaaatatg CGCTTTAGTCCTCTTATTCACAAGCAGGTACTTCTCCATCACTTCATCACTTCACTCGTTGATGCATGTTTCAAGTCTGGTAAGGAAATTTTCCTGGAATGTTCACGTCACCATGAATCAATGGCCAACATAGGTTTCTTGGAAACATTTTGCAAACTCCAGAAGCCCATCATTCTCC TTTCCAGGGAAGAGTGCGTGGAGCCCCGCACTCGCAATCCGTTTTATGAAACTGCTCGGGTAAGCCCCTTCCCTGGGGACTTTTACAGCCGAATTTTTTTCGGCAAGGACCATGTCAAACCCGACTATTGGAATGACATCTGTCATTTGCAACTGCCATATTCACAACCGCTCTCAAAATCTTTGATC GAAAGTTTTGTTCCCGCAGTTGTTCTCCCTGTTGCGATGCTCCGAAAAATACGACTTTTGATTGACATCATCCTCTACGACATTCACTTCCAGCCTGGTGCTCTGGGATGGTTGGCAGGTCACGCCCCCGATATCAAAAGGACCCTGAACCACCGCTCATGGGTGTTCCTTTGGGCGGTTCCCAAGACTGTAGACAGCATACTGAGAGGCATCAGCCAG ATATTCAAGCAACCGGATGCAGCCATTACGTCAGGGGTCACGAACTTCAATGCTGTGTTGGTTGGCACTGTATTCACCTCTGTGTACCCCAGCATTTGCTATCAACCCATGTCGGGGCCGGTTTATGGTTACATGATCGCGGGGGCTGCCttcag CGTCTGTCTGTTGTCAGCCCTGGCCGCCATCTTGGCCCCGACCAAACTGccgcccttcacccttcccttcaaCATCGCCACCTGCATCGTGTTCATCTGCCTCCGAGGGCGCGGCCTGGTGGGGGCCCCGCCCGATGAGGCCGCTGGGACTCCTGACGGTGACGGAATAGAGTGGGATCAG GTCTTCGTAGGGTGGGTGAGGTCCGTCGGCCAAGTTTACGCCTTGGAGAGCCTGGTGTGTTCTGGTCTCACGCTGGCCGGCCTCCTCTTGTACTCTCCTGTCCTTGTGTTTTTCGCAATGGCCGGCGCTCTCGTCTCCACGGTCACGG CTCTGGCGGTGACGTCGGCCCCATACGCTGACTATCTACGCTGGAGGCTGGGGATACAACGGGTTCCTGTCAGCCGGAAGCCTTGTCATCTTCATGGTTCCTTCTCCGAGAATCTTCCTCCTTGCCATCGTCAACGCCTCCTTCACTACCTTCCTTCACGCGGCTCTCGTTCCTTCATTCGCGCTG AACCAACTGCCAGTGTTTACCTTCCCGTTCTGCATAAGTTCCCTGCTGTTCTTGGCCATGGCTGGGACAGGGGGCATGGACAGTGA